A stretch of Triticum aestivum cultivar Chinese Spring chromosome 1D, IWGSC CS RefSeq v2.1, whole genome shotgun sequence DNA encodes these proteins:
- the LOC123182305 gene encoding mavicyanin: protein MAAMKTIALLAVVSTAVLGTASAATHRVGEPGGAWDLTTDYGVWASSNKFHPGDELIFRHQPGAHNVLEVSKADYDSCNATSPITTLGAGFFTYVALPAVGTRYFICGIPGHCTTTGTGGMKLKIDVVPGSPSSSPAPAMPPPSSAAASARATIGFGLVVLLAAGLMA, encoded by the coding sequence ATGGCCGCCATGAAAACCATCGCCCTCCTTGCCGTGGTCTCGACCGCCGTCCTGGGCACTGCGTCAGCGGCGACCCACCGCGTCGGCGAGCCGGGCGGCGCGTGGGACCTCACCACCGACTACGGCGTCTGGGCGTCCTCCAACAAGTTCCACCCGGGCGACGAGCTCATCTTCAGGCACCAGCCAGGGGCGCACAACGTGCTCGAGGTCAGCAAGGCCGACTACGACTCCTGCAATGCCACCAGCCCCATCACCACCTTGGGTGCCGGCTTTTTCACCTACGTCGCCCTCCCCGCCGTCGGCACCCGCTACTTCATCTGTGGTATCCCTGGCCACTGCACCACCACCGGCACCGGCGGCATGAAGCTCAAGATCGACGTCGTGCCAGGTTCCCCCTCGTCATCGCCCGCCCCGGCcatgccgccgccctcctccgccgcggcctctGCCAGGGCCACAATAGGATTTGGCCTTGTCGTCCTACTGGCGGCCGGTCTCATGGCTTGA
- the LOC123182304 gene encoding uncharacterized protein codes for MRRCRIRSRIQPRRTAAPEPDWRAGQHDVTLTPLPPRTEDRDLGLARGRGRGGHKSHGTEPTNLRFPVPTRKKERAAPTTRPVIPQSSPVPSPPFRTPVPLHLVPFRPLRAAPRTEPGRGGDQINKATATALLPLHSAPPRRRLTPLQRQEAEEMKPKSLPFIAFEHKRDAYGFAVRPQHLQRYKEYAGIYKEEEEERSDRWKNFLERRSESSGHDAKVALSADKVKSVVEENSENGSSELLHERSAQGTRKVESWEPIRSSLGNIEHVMGLRVEKKYLSAGRLQSKESTHLVTVEESKVSADSDDEFYDADKVDPSQEVQSGDVNAEIGNTNQEETYSLKEELECLVHGGLPMALRGELWQAFVGVGARRVEGYYGSLLASEGELEDGGCSDSLASEGVDERPEVLSAFSAEEKCKGQIEKDLPRTFPGHPALDDVGRNALRRLLLAYARHNPTVGYCQAMNFFAGLLLLLMPEENAFWTLAGIIDDYFDGYFSEEMIESQVDQLVLEELVREKFPKLANHLDYLGVEVAWVTGPWFLSIFTNVLPWESVLRVWDVLLFDGNRVMLFRTALALLEFYGPALVTTKDAGDAVTLLQSLAGSTFDSSQLVLTARMGYQSVNETGLQDLRNKHRPSVMLSMEERAKGLGVCKESGLASKLYNFKREPEQLVSINDSADQMSDVADGDVDQEGDSGDVDDMYGALTVNSEIDSLPDPKDQVTWLKFELCRLLEERRSAVLRADELETALMEMVKQDNRRQLSAKAEQLEHELSELKQALSDKQEQEQAMFQLVMRVEQELKFAEEARISAEQDAAAQRYAANVLQEKYEEAMASLAQMENRAVMAETMLEATLQYQSSQQKALSPLPSPRASAQDDSFQESQSRRINLLGPFSLSWRDKNKGKQNNASDCTDAKLTDAHEQREEAPSIDDEKHGETQKPDGEWTVESPRGNDKAESPKKDRIHIITNDMNGRHGQLQEIQLD; via the exons ATGCGGCGGTGCCGAATCAGATCAAGAATTCAACCCCGCCGCACCGCCGCACCAGAACCTGATTGGAGAGCCGGCCAACACGACGTGACACTGACACCGCTCCCCCCGCGCACGGAGGATCGGGATCTCGGCCTCGCCCGCGGTCGCGGTCGCGGCGGACACAAGTCTCATGGAACGGAGCCAACCAACCTCCGTTTCCCCGTGCCAACCCGGAAAAAAGAACGCGCGGCGCCAACCACGAGGCCGGTCATTCCCCAGTCCAGTCCAGTTCCGTCGCCCCCGTTTCGCACTCCAGTCCCGTTGCATCTCGTCCCTTTCCGCCCGCTCCGCGCCGCGCCGCGCACCGAGCCGGGGAGAGGAGGGGACCAGATCAACAAAGCCACCGCCACTGCGTTACTCCCGCTCCACTCcgctccccctcgccgccgcctcacGCCGTTGCAGCGCCAGGAGGCGGAGGAGATGAAGCCCAAGAGCCTCCCGTTCATCGCCTTCGAGCACAAGCG GGATGCCTATGGCTTCGCTGTGCGCCCCCAACACTTGCAGCGTTACAAGGAGTACGCAGGCATCTATAAG gaggaggaggaggagagatccgATAGATGGAAGAACTTCCTTGAGAGGCGGTCTGAGTCGTCTGGACATGATGCGAAGGTTGCACTGTCCGCGGACAAAGTCAAATCTGTAGTTGAGGAGAATTCTGAGAATGGAAGTTCTGAATTGTTGCATGAGAGGAGTGCACAAGGGACACGTAAGGTTGAATCATGGGAGCCAATTCGGTCATCCCTGGGCAACATCGAGCACGTGATGGGTCTGCGTGTTGAGAAGAAGTATTTATCTGCTGGCAGGCTGCAGTCAAAGGAATCCACCCATCTTGTGACAGTTGAAGAGAGCAAGGTGTCAGCGGACTCAGATGACGAGTTCTATGACGCAGATAAGGTTGACCCTAGCCAAGAAGTGCAGTCAGGTGATGTGAATGCTGAAATTGGCAACACCAATCAAGAAGAAACTTATTCTTTGAAGGAAGAGTTGGAGTGTCTTGTCCATGGTGGACTGCCGATGGCTTTGAGAGGAGAG CTGTGGCAAGCTTTTGTTGGTGTTGGAGCTCGCAGAGTAGAAGGGTATTATGGTAGTCTGCTTGCTTCTGAAGGTGAATTAGAAGATGGCGGATGTTCAGATTCTTTGGCCTCAGAAGGAGTTGATGAAAGACCTGAAGTATTGTCAGCATTTTCTGCCGAAGAAAAGTGTAAAGGGCAAATAGAGAAG GACTTGCCCAGAACTTTTCCAGGGCATCCTGCTTTGGATGATGTTGGAAGAAATGCCTTGAGACGCTTGCTTCTGGCTTATGCTAGACACAATCCAACAGTTGGTTACTGTCAG GCAATGAACTTCTTTGCTGGTCTCTTACTTCTATTGATGCCAGAAGAGAACGCATTTTG GACATTGGCAGGAATTATTGATGACTACTTTGATGGGTACTTTTCTGAAGAAATGATTGAGTCCCAG GTGGATCAGCTTGTTTTAGAGGAGCTAGTCCGTGAGAAATTCCCGAAATTAG CAAATCACTTGGACTACCTTggtgttgaagttgcatgggtTACTGGACCATGGTTCCTATCCATTTTCACCAATGTACTTCCGTGGGAAAGTG TCCTCCGTGTATGGGATGTGCTTCTGTTTGATGGGAATCGTGTGATGCTATTCCGGACAGCCCTTGcactcctggagttttacg GCCCTGCACTTGTGACTACAAAAGATGCTGGTGACGCAGTTACCCTTTTGCAGTCTTTAGCTGGGTCCACTTTTGACAGCAGCCAGCTTGTCCTGACAGCTCGCATGGGATATCAGTCTGTAAATGAAACAGGATTGCAAGATCTGAGGAACAAACACCGGCCATCTGTTATGTTATCCATGGAAGAAAGGGCAAAAGGTCTAGGTGTCTGCAAGGAGAGCGGACTTGCATCAAAGCTCTATAATTTCAAACGTGAGCCTGAACAGCTGGTGTCAATAAATGATTCTGCAGACCAAATGAGTGATGTTGCAGACGGAGATGTCGACCAAGAGGGTGATTCTGGAGACGTCGATGATATGTATGGTGCCCTGACAGTCAATTCTGAGATTGATTCGTTGCCGGATCCGAAGGACCAG GTCACCTGGCTGAAGTTTGAGTTATGCCGATTGCTAGAGGAGAGAAGATCAGCTGTTCTCAG AGCTGATGAGCTAGAGACAGCATTGATGGAAATGGTAAAGCAAGATAATAGACGCCAATTAAGTGCAAAG GCTGAGCAATTGGAACACGAATTATCTGAACTAAAGCAGGCCCTATCAGACAAGCAGGAACAGGAGCAAGCAATGTTTCAG CTGGTGATGCGTGTGGAACAAGAACTGAAATTTGCAGAAGAAGCACGCATCTCTGCAGAGCAGGATGCTGCTGCTCAGAGATACGCTGCTAATGTGCTGCAG GAGAAGTATGAGGAAGCTATGGCATCACTTGCTCAAATGGAGAACAGAGCTGTAATGGCAGAAACAATGTTGGAGGCCACACTGCAATACCAATCTAGCCAGCAGAAAGCACTTTCCCCTTTGCCTTCTCCAAG AGCATCTGCACAAGATGATTCATTCCAGGAGTCTCAGTCCAGAAGAATAAACTTACTTGGACCGTTTTCACTGAGCTGGCGGGATAAGAACAAG GGAAAGCAGAACAATGCTAGTGACTGCACAGATGCCAAGCTTACAGACGCTCATGAGCAAAGGGAAGAAGCACCCAGCATAGATGATGAGAAACATGGAGAAACACAAAAACCGGATGGTGAATGGACAGTAGAATCACCCAGAGGAAATGACAAGGCGGAGTCGCCAAAGAAAGACAGAATCCATATAATCACAAATGATATGAATGGGCGGCATGGACAGTTGCAAGAAATACAATTGGATTGA